The Branchiostoma floridae strain S238N-H82 chromosome 1, Bfl_VNyyK, whole genome shotgun sequence sequence TGGATATCACAAACCTGCTGCAGGTTGAAACGTCTCCGATAGTTCACAAAGAAGTTCTTGCACTGGCTGACAGTCTTATTGCCCACGACCTCTGCAATGGCCTGGAAGTCCTTCCCGTACTTCCGCACTCCTTGGTtcacaaaaaaagataactttAGCTTGGAGACAGGTGGACAAGAGCAAGTTGTATTCACTCTCAATTATGTCAGTTGGGTAATATGGTGCAAATTTACTACAGTACACATTTGTCCTAATTTTTTGCCATCATCACAGCAAGTTGTGCTCAAGCATTTGACTTAACTTTAATAATTTCCTATTAGACATACCAGTTTTGTCTGTCAAGATAGAATATATTCATGATATTTTTATCCATCATAACCAACAAGATTCCATCAGATGACATAGTGTCAGGTGTTGGGGAAAATGCTGAACATgatgaatttttatttattaataATTTGTCTAGTATTATGTACCTTGAACAGCTAGTAATAGCTCCTGGTTTGTCCACTGAGCCTTGATTCGTTGATTGCTCTGGGAACAAAGTAAAGGAAAAAAGATAAGAATACAAACCTACAATTCAATACGATTTAACATTCTCCATAATGGTAAATCATTTTGACACAAAGGCTGTACAAACAGTAGTGATACAAGGGCTGGCAGTAAGGAGAAGGTTAGAAAAGCAGATACAATCTTGGCTTTTGGGCAATAATGTCGGAGTCACATTTATGTTATTTCCAATCATGTTCATCCTTGATTCTTGTCCAGAATTTTCTGCGCGGCTATGAGAACCAACCATTGACAAGGATCCACAGCAAACTTTTTCATCTCAAGGCGACTAAATTTTGCAAAACACATAGTGATTACATGACTGCTTTAAGAATGCCCTTAATTTGCTATCCTTAACTGCTCATACTATGACTGAAACCCATTATCCACATTGCAAAATTAAAGTGCAACAAAGAATATTCTCCATGAATGCAAAGAAATAAGCTTCCAAAAGTTTTTGAGACAGAGATACAAAATTATCATGATTTATTTGGAAGGCTGTGTACTAACCTCTGGTGGGCGGAACTCATCGATGCTACCTGTTGTAAATTTCAGCTGGCTGGACATGCTGAGCTGTTGTTTATTCTGTTGGACCTAGAATCACAAACATCAAGACAACTTGTAACATTTGTTTCAGGCCtcatcagtctttcttcaaaaCTCAGGATCTTATATATCATATCCTTTTGCACAAATGGTATTGGCAAGTTGGATTTGCCTACTGATCTGCATACTGGGAACTGGTAATGTGAAAATTGATTTGACACAGGTCCAAAATACCAGATTATGACATAATGTATATACTGATATAAATTTACACCAGGTATATGCTTATTTTGAGACTAATGATGCAGAAAGCCAAAATCTAGCACTGGAAATTTAGACTTGAAATCAGAGACACCTTTGAAATCAAAATACTTCAGTTTTCATCTCCTAAATTCAAACATGACCAAAGTGACACCTGGGAATAGCAAAACTTCTACACAATAAATATTTCAGGTGGGGAGTTTTGTTATTTCGGGTACAATACAGGTAAACCCATGTACTGGGACTGGTACGTTGAGGTACGCTGTCCTAGTTACAGGTTTCATTTTTCAACTAACACGTTCTGACAAAATATCACAGTAACCCACATAGTCTTTCTCTGGTAGTTTTACCATTCCCTCATTCATTCCTCCGTTCTCTCATTCACTTGCTCCTTCCCATTCTTACCTGTCTCTTGGAGGAGACCAGTTCAGTGTCCAGCTGTCTGAGAAGTGCCTCTGCGGCCGTGGGCGAGGCTGAGATGGCCAGAAGGTCCTCCTGGTTCATGTACATACCCCGCGGGGCCTTCCTGCGCCCACGCAGGGGCATGTGGCGACTCGTCTTCATGGACATCTCGCTCTTCATCGGCCCTCCTGCACGCATCACTCCTGTTCTCCTAGAGAAGCAAGAGAACGGAGCACTACATTACCACCAGCTTCGCTCTATTGAAGACAGTTCTGCCCCTATTGTGTTGCCGAAATGCTACTTTAGTCTAACAAAAAGAAAGGTAGCTTTAAACGCTATCAATAcgagatacaaaaaaaatgtgtacaCGTGAAATCAAATGCACCCTGTCTGCATCTTCCAATGGTGAGGGAACATACCCCTGTGCAGTGTTTTTGCGTATACTACATTTACCAATGATAAGAATTCCACTTACATTCCGTAATTGGGTGTTCTCTGAACCACTTGAGTTCTAATACAGATGTACAAAGTACAGAATGCAAGTGCAAGGTCAAGTCAAATTCATAGTGCATCTCAAAGGTGTGAGACGCCATGTTTATATTTCCAGCCTTGGGTGTCATGTCGTCGACTTGACAACATTACTGTATAGAGTTTGGTTAGACATGAAGAAGTACATATTCAGATGGATACTAATCTAAAGCAATGTAATCCGATTTGATCCAACCTGATCTGATCACGGCACAAGCAATGAAGCTCAAGGTGATTACACGTTGCAGCCAGGTGATACAGTTCAAATGTAGATCGTCAAAACATGTACAGAACTGCTGTACATTGCGACAATGTCAGTGTAGGAATTACACATATACCTATATGTTAGTATacataaaaacacaaacacagacattgATTACAATGCTATACTTGTTTCTAACACTAAGTAACGAATATTGGCAGCCTGCAATTTCAGCAACTCAAGTTCCAACTCAAGACTAATAGAAGGGTTTtcaaaagaagaagacacaGCCGAACAAGCAattctttcagtttcagtttatgtGTCGCAAAGGTCGGGTGTAAAACCACTTTATCAATACTTGATATGTCTTTCTTGACACCTCAGGGTGGAGGCGTTGCCTTATCATGTCGTATGTAGGAACTGGGGCTGTTGCAGGCTGCCGAGTGATTTTCACCTGGATGGAAGAAAGCCTCCATACCTCCAGTACTGGTAACACGAGTTACAGACAGAGCCTTTAGGGGTGGAGTGGAGGTGGGAGCTGGTGGTCTGGCAGTTGGCACATGCACCACTCTCCTTCCCATTGTTCTGTGGAGGAAAACAATGCCTGCTTGTACTCAGAACAGTATGTCATGCccttgaagagattcattagtcaagTATGTTTACAGTTAATAcagtttttcatcaatcagtgactgttattaaaggtaagcaaacgtacctccaaattttcgatggctatccagtccatcttgctcacggagtgacctagttcttNNNNNNNNNNNNNNNNNNNNNNNNNNNNNNNNNNNNNNNNNNNNNNNNNNNNNNNNNNNNNNNNNNNNNNNNNNNNNNNNNNNNNNNNNNNNNNNNNNNNNNNNNNNNNNNNNNNNNNNNNNNNNNNNNNNNNNNNNNNNNNNNNNNNNNNNNNNNNNNNNNNNNNNNNNNNNNNNNNNNNNNNNNNNNNNNNNNNNNNNNNNNNNNNNNNNNNNNNNNNNNNNNNNNNNNNNNNNNNNNNNNNNNNNNNNNNNNNNNNNNNNNNNNNNNNNNNNNNNNNNNNNNNNNNNNNNNNNNNNNNNNNNNNNNNNNNNNNNNNNNNNNNNNNNNNNNNNNNNNNNNNNNNNNNNNNNNNNNNNNNNNNNNNNNNNNNNNNNNNNNNNNNNNNNNNNNNNNNNNNNNNNNNNNNNNNNNNNNNNNNNNNNNNNNNNNNNNNNNNNNNNNNNNNNNNNNNNNNNNNNNNNNNNNNNNNNNNNNNNNNNNNNNNNNNNNNNNNNNNNNNNNNNNNNNNNNNNNNNNNNNNNNNNNNNNNNNNNNNNNNNNNNNNNNNNNNNNNNNNNNNNNNNNNNNNNNNNNNNNNNNNNNNNNNNNNNNNNNNNNNNNNNNNNNNNNNNNNNNNNNNNNNNNNNNNNNNNNNNNNNNNNNNNNNNNNNNNNNNNNNNNNNNNNNNNNNNNNNNNNNNNNNNNNNNNNNNNNNNNNNNNNNNNNNNNNNNNNNNNNNNNNNNNNNNNNNNNNNNNNNNNNNNNNNNGTTAACCTTACTCCGGAAGGAGGCAGGGTGGGGGGCACGATCCACGtaagtcttgacctagttcttgCAACTCTCGCAAGAACTAGGTCACTctgtgagcaagatggactggatagccatcgaaaatttggaggtacgtttgcttacctttaataacagtcactgattgatgaaaaactaTATTAACAGTGTGATGCAGATGCACTTGTTATTATTGTAAACCCAGGAGGAGTGACTGTTTCCCTCCATAATTATCATTATGCGCACAgcagaaataaaaatgaaatcaaattttttaaaagattatCATTGACCTGAATAGCATTTTATGCATAcgtgtgtacatacatgtagcggATGCTCTTAAAATACTTTCAAGTTGATTtctttaacccttgtcctgctggcaatTTTTTACCCATATACCCTCCCTGTGCTGGGCATTTTTGACTCTCTTCAAAGTATGGGAAATGCTTTTACTTTGCTATTTTTTAGTTACTTTGCATTTAAGTAACCCTATAATGTTACACATCAATAGAAAGCTGAGAGTCTCTACTTTTTAGTAATGTCTTGAAAGTTTGACCCTGAGTCATAAAAATGATATGCAAGggtaataaatcaataaaacaagttaTTTTCATAAACTTTTGTATTAATAATACCTGAATTTCATAAATAATCTTAGTATCAACACTACAACATTCCTATGACATATTGACAACATCAGAGCCACATATGCAGCAAAAAAATTTACCCAGGTATCACTGCAGGTGAGTTTATGGCTAGGTATTGTCCTGGGTGCTGAAAAGGCTGTTCAATAGAATAATGTAACATATGATCAGGCGGGCGAATGTCACTAATTATTTGCCACATCAAGGTACTTAATGACCTCCACAAAAGTAACTAAGGTCGAATTTGCAGCTTAACAGACTGTCCTAATTCGTTTCCTGTTGCGTGGGGGGGTAATTTTCCATAAAAATggtaaagttcacgtttatgtCTTCTTTTCTCATGTTCGTCAGCATTTCTTCACCATTCTTGCCCAAAATTGGATGTTCTGCCTCAGAATCAGTGGGGAAAGGCTCCTAATGCACTTGTTACCAagttaactttgacattttagcgCCTAAACTAAGAATTTATGCCCCAAAAcacgaaaaaaacatgaaaaaacatatctgcagacgacagtcggccatcttggctcattaacataatttatgcacgcAAAGAGCTCTGGGATTGATTGCGCAACCAGGatattgacccttgaccccattCATGCAGCCCCCATCTTCTTCCCAGCTGTTCCTGGTTACCACACAGAAGCCACAAAGGTTCCTGTGGGGAATACCCCCAGCCGGTTATATAACCGGACCCGCACACAGGCACAGCATGTGCATCCAGTTATATAACCGGGCccgcaggacaagggttaatatATCTGTTAGTCATGTTCCACACCCATGGCAATAAGGTCATTAGTGACAAAGCAAAACACATGTCCCTTTAATGAGTAACCAAACTGTTCTAAACAATATTCCAAAGTGCAAAACTCACTGAGCAAAACAGCAACTTGTAAGTGTAACAATTGTCAATATTTCTTTAAGCAAAAGAATCAACATTCTAGTATTCAAAGTCAAGGACAGAACAAGTGCTTCAGCTGAAAATGGCGATGCTCTGGCCCGGAACAAAAACATGGACCTTAGTTTTGTTATTTCTCATCAACACTCGTCATGTCACATGCACAGCTCAAGATGCTTGTCCGTGGACATGACAGGCAAGTTATCATTTTTGTGAGCTGTCTCAGTGGTAAACAACAAAACCAGAACTGGTATGAACTCCAAACTGGAACAAAATCAGACACCAACCGCTCTGCACTTACTACTGAACTTGACCTAAACACCACTGACTCTTTTTCGGGGTCAAAGTCACTGTCGCTGTCATTATCCATATCTGAGGAGGAGGATTCACTCTCGCTGAAAAACCAAACCTGGACGTTAAAGGCTACGGGAAACAATTGGACACCACCACAGCTTGAGGCCCTTGTCGAGTCCTTTGTTTTACCAAGTTCTGCCAAGAATTTCAACTTCTTTTAGCTAACTTTTGTCCCAAAAGCTGTGAATTCTGGTGATATTTTTGGAACAAATTTGGtcataaagatacatgtaagacaatAGGTGCCTTACTTTAAATTCTTAGCAtctacttgttgttgttttttcttgttaaatggAATAATTCAGTTCTGAATTAGAAGAGAGCAACAGCTCTGTACATGAACTAGTAAATCTTGGACTGAACAGTCTGTAAGTCAACCCCTTTACAGGGACTGAAGCTGTGGTCTCTGTCCAGATTTGGAGGGGGGGGCAGCAGGTCATGATATAACTTACAGTATTTCCCCCTTTGCCTTCCTTTTCTGGATCAAAGTCACTATCGCTGCCGTTGTCCATTTCACCATCTTCCTCGCTGCAACAAAGTTTTGGTTATGACAATTCAATTACAGGGAAGAATTTTACATGCTTGGCCCATCTgacttttcatttatttgttaaaAATCTTATTCTTTTCAATCTTATACGTCAATAATATAGACTACGATCTACAgcaaaaattaccaaattgaatgtagCATGATGTAGCTCTAAATTTAGTTGCTATaccaatacaatacaataaaccggatagtgagttaGTGTGAGTATTACAAAAGCAACTGTTaacgatttgaaaaaaaatgattacaaTATGGACCTTGTTATAGTTATACAtgctgcagtttgaaacaaGATCCCTAGATGGTGCTGCTTTCCAGAAGCACCAAAGACATACAGTCATGTAATGTGTAGAATTATAATTTCCCTCCATGTATGTTACCTGTCGCTCTGGTCCTTCTGAGTTGCCAGTTTGCGTGCCTGTCGGTCCATCAGACTGGTTCTCGTCCGAGTCTTCTTCCAGGAGTAGTAATATTTCACTAGACTGGCAATGGACTTGTCTGGAAGCTACAGAACAAAAGAGTTATACCATCAATATCATAAGTCCCAACTCCCAACCTTACTCAGTTACTGTCAcaattttctattttctgaATGCATTGAATGATGGATTCTAACAGCACTCTTATTTCATGCCACAAAGAGCTGTAATTCTAGTGGATTGAAGCAATAGTAGTAAAACAATGGAAATGCTGATGCCTGATTCGTGATTTGTTTAGTTTGCGGTAGAGAAATGGCTGTAAAACGGCAAACTTCAAAATAccatatttcaagatttacaataCTGGCAGTGCATGCAATGACATTACAGATGCTTATCCTATTTACATGCAGACATTTATATTTTTTACAACTGTTAGTGACATCCATCCAGTTCTGGAAATTCCTACTTTCCAGCATAGGAGTTGATCTTAATATGTACTATATTTTCATATACAACGTACAGTAATATATTGCCAAAAAATACAACCCCGCCTTTTGGCATTCAAGGTGCAGACATTTATTTTGTCGTATTTTATACAATATGATGTGACAAAAGATAATCAATATAACATCTCTATTAATTATTTCTTATTACCTGACGTATGAAGATATCTTAATGCCATGTCTAAAgcaattagcctgggtaccatccggatagtagttcgctcctatgttcgcttctgctatccgtctggagacgtgcgcattcaaaccgtctggtgctaacgtcagttaatgagcgaatcaaggaataggttctagagcgcgCGTTCGATGACAACATGTCCTCCTGCAGACGGagagcttgtccggtgttggaacgcctgttcgaacgatcgcttggaaccattccataattcgctcatatgtggggaccaatcagcgcctgcgtccaaaatttggacgattccagacgtttagatggtccgcgttcccagacggaaacacagagaagcggctgtatatagtgtataatgaatgtcagagctagaagcgactgtatatagtaaataatgaacgccagagcgaactactttccggatggtacccaggctataaagCAATGTGGTgaaatcagttcagttcagttcatcctcatattcaTAAGAGGTGCCACTAATAATATTAGACCATGCATGTGGTGAAATGATACATGTTTATAACAGTTTTAAAATTCTCATATCAATATGTACTTTCAAAAATATCATACTTATAGATGAGGATGATAGTATACGTATAAGAGGATGATATTTCTGAAGATTTATAGAAAGACCTACCATCTGTTGTATACGGATGAAACTTTTTCCGTGGAAGCTGAAGGCTTGTTCAAACAATACTTTGTCTTCTACAGTCCATTCATCTGTCATGATTGGATAAAGTAGTAACATCATCAACAACCACTTTAAGGACATGTGTTTCTCTTTTAGATGGAAGGCTCCTTTCCAATAGATGGATAAATTCATTTAGATGGAAGGCTCCTTTCCAATAGATGGATAAattgaaaaattgaaagaaTTCTGTGATGTAAGAGTTTGacttgaaagacaacaaaaagcaaaattgttacaaaacacaatcagtgAAGTTCAACGACGAACAAGAGACTTTGGTTGCTCAATTGTCACTCAACAGCTACAGCCCCATTGCAGAGGGACAATTCCAAAAATCGTCTATTTTCGACATGcatgttcagggctcgaaatactgggtgcatgtgcacccaggtgcacccaaaattggaactgtgcacccaatttttttcagtgggagCACAGGGTGcccccaaatattttcttaggttcaTGTAGGGAAAGATAtggagtatactagtatacatcatattcttgacatctaagtgtaaggaagataataaaatgtctgtcatgttacttgtttaagaatttgatagcttgtaactaagttttgttattagttttttttttgacattttacttaaatttaagtggtgcacccacaaattttttggtgcacccaattttttaagctgggtgcaccagtgcacctaatccccaaaatgtatttcgagccctgatgttcAATACAAGTATATCGTCAAAACAACAGCTGTAGCTTTGGTCCAATATCTTTAAGTTGTTCCTCCCTTGAACTTTAATCTTAACACTAGGAGGATCTTACCTGGAAATGGGGTGAAGTTGGGCAGGTCTGCCAGAGACTTTTCGATGTTGTGCTTGTGCCAAAACAGCATACCCAGGgcctacatacaaatgtacattcgGTTTTAGGACATTCGCTTAGAAATGAAGTGCAAATTTATGCcatattacaaaaacaaattaataaaaCACAGGGGTTGTGTCATAACAATCTTCCTATATTActtcaaaagtttgtttgtttgtttgtttcaaaagtaCATAATGTTTTTAATTGTACATACCCTACCATACTAAACTTGGTACTACCATGGTAAATATATACTGATATACTAATCAATTACCTGTTCTGTATTGTATCCATGTTTTTCCTTGGCAATATTGATGTATTCATCCACTGTGGGGAAAAAGGAATGTGTTATATGAGTGGACTGAGATATGTTTTCTCTCCAAAATGACATTTGTCTCCCTTTATGATTTTAGGAATATTGCTAAATGTCAAAGATCAGTGCAGCACAATAGCCAACATTGAGTCTGTGATTATACTGATAGTTTCAATATTAGGCTGTCCAAGGAATTCAAAAGTTTCACTCAACCCAAAATCTAATTCAGTTACATTCTATATGTTTCCAATTTACATTTATTGTCATATACGATTGAGCGCAGGACTAGCAATCCTGTCTCGTAAACATTTTCTGCCGCAGAAGCGACAAAATCGAGCTTTGTTAACCAAtacaacagtgttgcgggagggtctaaggtgtataaccaaaccaaaccttgAGAAAATATTAGTTGTCCTTATATGCCCCCTATCCACAAGGCCAAATGACCATCTAATCAATGAGATTCTATTGAAAGTCTTGTGACCTTcccacaatactgtaaatgcagaaactttcacggtggtttaatgtttgcagtttttgcggtggccgcttcaccggaacatttttccatggcagtaagcgACTACAtcgcatggtgctactgcggaCTTAAGAACACTGCAAAAGGTCTTTTTccccgctactgcaaaattaaatccccgcaaatttgaatgcatttacagtatattaagTCCTGGTGGTTACTCGTTGTTACTAGAAGTCTGTAAATATCAATTTACAGGGGAGAAATTATAGTCCCACAAGAGTATTCAATGAATTAAGATTTCATCCTTGTCCTTTTCACTTCCCCAAGGCCGACACACCTTTAATCAATCATATCCCATCTTTTCTAACTCAAAAAAATACCTCTTCTTTTAGATTTACGAAAACGGATACTCTTCTGAAATACAAGACTTCCGCCTAAACACAGACTAGAAAAAAACAGCCCTAATCTGAGGCTTGAAAAAGAGCCAAAGAATATGCTGGTCTTACATTTAGTATCATTGATGTCCATGCATGGGGCCCATACCAACAGTGCATCGTGTCTGAGCTGTGCTGGGTCTTCCTTCATGGACTCTGCAATTGTAAAAACAACATTGTCATCATCTCGTCttgaaagtactgtaaaagcagaaactttcgtggtggtctAATGtacgcggttttcgtggtggcagCTTCACcaccaacttaaaaccaccacaaacatttttccatagcagtaagagactacagtgcatggtgctaccgcgaacttaaattaaaaccaccgcgaaaagtcccaaatttcctgctaccgcgaaattaaatcacgtgaacttacatacatttacagtatcacagaTATTACTTTGTTGTTTAAATAGACgttcaaaaacaaaatcaacaaatcTACATATAATAAATGTAGTCGTACAAATATCAGTTAAACTTAAAGCACAGGATCACAATAACATTGTCAATTCATATATTCATCAGAAGAAGGCAAGGTCTAACAacattatacatacatgtatattacacaGGATAGATACAAAATAGCAAAAACTGCTGATATTCATTCCTAATTTCACATTTAGCCCTTGTTGTATTATTGGGgtttgcaaatatttcaaatgaGCTTATAAATATTTTCAAGTCATATAACTTATAACTGATAGGGTTGGGAAATTGAAAGGAAAACCATATATCTTGCATTTGTCAGCAAATATTAGCAGGATGCAAAGGTTCAGAGTCTTATCTAACCAATCTCTAGGAAACCTTAAGTTGTACAAGAGGTGATTTTCTCCAACACTAACAATATTTTAAAGAAATCTGGATGGTTAACTATTCCTGTTGTATAGTTATTATCAGCAAATAATTCACATCAAGGTCATGTGATCAGCTATTTCTGAGAACCAAATATAGGGTGAACCTATAGACATTGGCATAAGCCTCTGTCATTGACAAATAGCTTTGGGCAGGTTTAAAACACAGTGTTGGATTTCTCTACAACCACAACATTGATTTCTGTCCGCTTTTATCAcgtaggagggtctgcatgctcttttacgtaaggcgtaggcagcctattttatttcccgtaattcgtagggaaaaccatcttatctacgtaattcgtagcgaggcgaccaactttagcgtaattgccttccttgatttagcgtaatacgtagggggctCTTCTGAATTCAACGTAAACCGTTGTcgagaccccccatgcagaccctcacgtAGGGAGAAAAGATCTAAATATATCCCACTCTTAAATTATTTCGTAGATCAACAGATTTTATACATATCTTCATCTATTCATATTAAGCACATTTATTAAAATCGTAATCGAaatgtttctgcttcttctttatttcttcttctcctgtcacaaTCTCTAAGGGGATTTATCTCCATCGTTCCAGGGCCGaatgacctgacatttggcACAAGGACAGAGTGGACCATTACCCccagatgtttttttctgtcttttggtAGTTCGTTGCCTTGAAGTTTTTTAGCCATTTTCTGACgcaaactgcacatttttgcccatGCAATGCACTATCATGCCAAATGTCATGTCCATGAGATACTTACAAAAAGAACctcattatcatttttggcgGGGGGTCTCTATTTTCAATGTCCGCCGTTTTCAAGCATTTAAATATATGGTAAATGACAGAGCAAATGTTGCCATGCCAGACATGTGTGGGACCAGGTGTGAGTAGTTGCTAATTGAATCCATATGGCGCAGCCAATCGGCGCGCAACATTTAGTATAAGTGATGGCCTGGTTAGTCAACTCGGGTACAGCCAATGGGGAAGGGTCTTTCAAATTACCCAGCTTgctctaattaatattcatgaacacCCATCGCGAACGTCATGCTCTGAATGTGGGTATTGTCAAAATCTGCTCCATTTAATTATGAACACAGCTCCGAGAAAAGGGAGTGTGAAGACATCATTCTCAGTGGTATTGCCATCAGAGCGTGTGCAAACTGGCAGAAATCTGGACGCCACCACAAGAAGCGATAGGAACATTTTTGAATGGATTTAATCCTATTAAGTGCAGCATTCACCATAATGCCTGTTCACAATGAAGCCGATACACGCCATAATGagatagcaacaaaacaagacgGGTACAAAAATAAGCTggcaaatttttaaaatagaCACCAATCCATAAACATCCTAACACGATttcaagtgacaaaacgtggcatcacaactaacaaggcattcttTCCTGTATCAAActcaaagaagtgaactagtgtagtaaaagtgataccagtgtggtacactggtatcacttgctaagc is a genomic window containing:
- the LOC118416743 gene encoding REST corepressor 3-like isoform X6, translating into MGLLVYPSATDYSDVESRPADVARSNKVENFIVSSAISGHFSRTEKADIRVVPSSGATMVGRNVDILSPRTRGDAPSGASNGHVSDDSSSDEEHEAGMRVGQDYQASIPEWNPESMKEDPAQLRHDALLVWAPCMDINDTKLDEYINIAKEKHGYNTEQALGMLFWHKHNIEKSLADLPNFTPFPDEWTVEDKVLFEQAFSFHGKSFIRIQQMLPDKSIASLVKYYYSWKKTRTRTSLMDRQARKLATQKDQSDSEEDGEMDNGSDSDFDPEKEGKGGNTNNGKESGACANCQTTSSHLHSTPKGSVCNSCYQYWRYGGFLPSRRTGVMRAGGPMKSEMSMKTSRHMPLRGRRKAPRGMYMNQEDLLAISASPTAAEALLRQLDTELVSSKRQVQQNKQQLSMSSQLKFTTGSIDEFRPPESNQRIKAQWTNQELLLAVQGVRKYGKDFQAIAEVVGNKTVSQCKNFFVNYRRRFNLQQVYDEWEAEQGEDVVRRQNRDNSRSSSPASRDSKDSSKEDEDSRDDDVQITAVSSPSVAPTIQAASAAAAAPNVASVPPPLMRPRQPTPTAAPVHRPPPPLQQQARFVPSGARPILQQPPPLIRPSQPAAMARSRPPVVTAPPQLVGGQPHSTQ
- the LOC118416743 gene encoding REST corepressor 3-like isoform X8, giving the protein MGLLVYPSATDYSDVESRPADVARSNKVENFIVSSAISGHFSRTEKADIRVVPSSGATMVGRNVDILSPRTRGDAPSGASNGHVSDDSSSDEEHEAGMRVGQDYQASIPEWNPESMKEDPAQLRHDALLVWAPCMDINDTKLDEYINIAKEKHGYNTEQALGMLFWHKHNIEKSLADLPNFTPFPDEWTVEDKVLFEQAFSFHGKSFIRIQQMLPDKSIASLVKYYYSWKKTRTRTSLMDRQARKLATQKDQSDSEEDGEMDNGSDSDFDPEKEGKGGNTNNGKESGACANCQTTSSHLHSTPKGSVCNSCYQYWRRTGVMRAGGPMKSEMSMKTSRHMPLRGRRKAPRGMYMNQEDLLAISASPTAAEALLRQLDTELVSSKRQVQQNKQQLSMSSQLKFTTGSIDEFRPPESNQRIKAQWTNQELLLAVQGVRKYGKDFQAIAEVVGNKTVSQCKNFFVNYRRRFNLQQVYDEWEAEQGEDVVRRQNRDNSRSSSPASRDSKDSSKEDEDSRDDDVQITAVSSPSVAPTIQAASAAAAAPNVASVPPPLMRPRQPTPTAAPVHRPPPPLQQQARFVPSGARPILQQPPPLIRPSQPAAMARSRPPVVTAPPQLVGGQPHSTQ
- the LOC118416743 gene encoding REST corepressor 3-like isoform X5, translated to MGLLVYPSATDYSDVESRPADVARSNKVENFIVSSAISGHFSRTEKADIRVVPSSGATMVGRNVDILSPRTRGDAPSGASNGHVSDDSSSDEEHEAGMRVGQDYQASIPEWNPESMKEDPAQLRHDALLVWAPCMDINDTKLDEYINIAKEKHGYNTEQALGMLFWHKHNIEKSLADLPNFTPFPDEWTVEDKVLFEQAFSFHGKSFIRIQQMLPDKSIASLVKYYYSWKKTRTRTSLMDRQARKLATQKDQSDSEEDGEMDNGSDSDFDPEKEGKGGNTNNGKESGACANCQTTSSHLHSTPKGSVCNSCYQYWRTQVVQRTPNYGMRTGVMRAGGPMKSEMSMKTSRHMPLRGRRKAPRGMYMNQEDLLAISASPTAAEALLRQLDTELVSSKRQVQQNKQQLSMSSQLKFTTGSIDEFRPPESNQRIKAQWTNQELLLAVQGVRKYGKDFQAIAEVVGNKTVSQCKNFFVNYRRRFNLQQVYDEWEAEQGEDVVRRQNRDNSRSSSPASRDSKDSSKEDEDSRDDDVQITAVSSPSVAPTIQAASAAAAAPNVASVPPPLMRPRQPTPTAAPVHRPPPPLQQQARFVPSGARPILQQPPPLIRPSQPAAMARSRPPVVTAPPQLVGGQPHSTQ
- the LOC118416743 gene encoding REST corepressor 3-like isoform X2 → MGLLVYPSATDYSDVESRPADVARSNKVENFIVSSAISGHFSRTEKADIRVVPSSGATMVGRNVDILSPRTRGDAPSGASNGHVSDDSSSDEEHEAGMRVGQDYQASIPEWNPESMKEDPAQLRHDALLVWAPCMDINDTKLDEYINIAKEKHGYNTEQALGMLFWHKHNIEKSLADLPNFTPFPDEWTVEDKVLFEQAFSFHGKSFIRIQQMLPDKSIASLVKYYYSWKKTRTRTSLMDRQARKLATQKDQSDSEEDGEMDNGSDSDFDPEKEGKGGNTNNGKESGACANCQTTSSHLHSTPKGSVCNSCYQYWRYGGFLPSRTQVVQRTPNYGMRTGVMRAGGPMKSEMSMKTSRHMPLRGRRKAPRGMYMNQEDLLAISASPTAAEALLRQLDTELVSSKRQVQQNKQQLSMSSQLKFTTGSIDEFRPPESNQRIKAQWTNQELLLAVQGVRKYGKDFQAIAEVVGNKTVSQCKNFFVNYRRRFNLQQVYDEWEAEQGEDVVRRQNRDNSRSSSPASRDSKDSSKEDEDSRDDDVQITAVSSPSVAPTIQAASAAAAAPNVASVPPPLMRPRQPTPTAAPVHRPPPPLQQQARFVPSGARPILQQPPPLIRPSQPAAMARSRPPVVTAPPQLVGGQPHSTQ